From one Sphingobacteriales bacterium genomic stretch:
- the cadA gene encoding cadmium-translocating P-type ATPase, producing the protein MTHKHIYDKEGKQLCCTQEEKINQLAEEHSVEEVHQHTESQSTFSMFLPAIISLVLLLMALAFDNYFPQSWFTGWIRIIWYIAAYIPVGLPVLKEAFVSISKGEIFSEFLLMSIATIGAFAIGEYPEGVAVMLFYAVGEVFQTLAVKRAKANIKTLLDQRPDTVTILQNNEAKTVKAVAVNINDIIQLKAGEKLGLDGELLSESASFNTAALTGESKPDTKQKGEIVLAGMINLNTVSQIKVTTAYKDSKLSKILELVQNATAQKAPTELFIRKFAKIYTPIVVFLAVAICVLPMLFVNDYVFKDWLYRALVFLVISCPCALVISIPLGYFGGIGAASRNGILFKGSNFLDIIANIQNVVMDKTGTLTKGVFDVQEVNIKTEFNKEEMLQMVNGLESQSTHPVATAIHKYVGNVNTSIQLSNVVEIAGHGLKANINEKELLVGNFKLMDKFNIIYDVNSDELVYTVIAIAYDKKFAGYLTIADEIKEDAQDAVNKLHSMKVKTTMLSGDKTSVVKYVADKLGIDNAFGDLLPEDKVNKVKEIKDRKETVAFVGDGVNDAPVVALSNVGIAMGGLGSDATIETADVVIQNDEPSKIAMAINIGKQTKKIVWQNIGLAFTVKAIVLILGAGGLATMWEAVFADVGVALLAILNAVRIQRMKF; encoded by the coding sequence ATGACACATAAACACATTTACGACAAAGAAGGAAAACAACTTTGCTGTACTCAGGAAGAAAAAATAAATCAGCTTGCTGAAGAACATTCTGTGGAAGAGGTACACCAACATACAGAAAGTCAAAGTACATTCAGCATGTTTTTACCGGCAATTATTAGTTTGGTGTTATTGCTAATGGCATTAGCATTTGATAATTATTTTCCTCAATCATGGTTTACAGGTTGGATAAGAATTATTTGGTATATCGCAGCATATATCCCGGTTGGTTTGCCAGTACTTAAAGAAGCATTTGTAAGTATAAGCAAAGGCGAAATATTTTCAGAGTTTTTATTAATGAGTATTGCTACTATTGGTGCATTTGCTATTGGCGAATATCCTGAAGGTGTTGCCGTAATGTTATTTTATGCTGTTGGTGAAGTGTTTCAAACCTTAGCGGTAAAAAGAGCCAAAGCAAACATCAAAACATTACTTGACCAACGACCTGACACCGTAACTATCTTGCAAAATAACGAAGCTAAAACAGTAAAAGCAGTAGCGGTAAACATTAATGATATAATACAATTAAAAGCAGGTGAAAAATTAGGATTAGATGGTGAATTACTATCAGAATCAGCATCATTTAATACAGCAGCTTTGACAGGTGAAAGTAAACCTGATACCAAACAAAAAGGCGAAATTGTTTTAGCAGGTATGATAAACCTAAATACAGTTTCTCAAATTAAAGTAACAACGGCATATAAAGATAGTAAGCTGTCAAAAATTTTAGAATTAGTGCAAAACGCCACAGCACAAAAAGCACCAACAGAATTATTTATCAGAAAGTTCGCCAAAATCTATACACCTATTGTTGTGTTCTTAGCTGTTGCCATTTGTGTATTGCCTATGCTGTTTGTCAACGATTATGTTTTTAAAGATTGGTTATATCGTGCTTTAGTATTCTTAGTTATTTCTTGTCCATGTGCTTTAGTCATTAGTATTCCATTGGGTTATTTTGGTGGCATTGGTGCAGCATCTCGGAACGGTATTTTATTTAAAGGAAGTAACTTCTTAGATATAATTGCCAATATCCAAAATGTGGTGATGGATAAAACAGGAACGTTAACCAAAGGCGTGTTTGATGTTCAAGAAGTAAATATCAAAACAGAATTTAATAAAGAGGAGATGCTGCAAATGGTAAATGGGTTGGAAAGTCAAAGCACACATCCGGTGGCTACTGCTATTCATAAATATGTAGGAAATGTAAATACATCTATACAACTAAGCAACGTTGTGGAAATTGCAGGTCATGGTTTAAAAGCAAACATCAATGAAAAAGAATTATTAGTCGGTAATTTCAAGTTGATGGATAAATTCAATATTATTTATGATGTAAATTCCGATGAACTCGTTTATACGGTAATTGCAATTGCCTATGATAAAAAATTCGCTGGTTATTTAACTATTGCCGATGAAATTAAAGAAGACGCACAGGATGCTGTAAATAAGTTGCACAGCATGAAAGTAAAAACTACTATGTTAAGTGGCGATAAAACTTCGGTGGTAAAATATGTTGCAGATAAATTAGGAATTGATAATGCTTTTGGTGATTTGCTACCTGAAGACAAAGTAAATAAAGTCAAAGAAATTAAAGACAGGAAAGAAACAGTTGCATTTGTTGGTGATGGTGTAAATGATGCACCAGTAGTAGCATTAAGCAATGTAGGTATAGCAATGGGTGGTTTAGGTAGTGATGCAACTATTGAAACTGCTGACGTTGTAATTCAGAATGATGAACCTTCAAAAATTGCAATGGCAATTAATATAGGCAAACAAACTAAAAAGATTGTTTGGCAAAACATAGGTTTGGCATTCACAGTAAAAGCCATTGTGTTAATACTCGGCGCAGGTGGTTTAGCCACCATGTGGGAAGCCGTTTTTGCAGATGTAGGTGTAGCATTATTAGCCATATTAAATGCTGTTAGAATACAAAGAATGAAGTTTTAA